A region from the Triticum aestivum cultivar Chinese Spring chromosome 3D, IWGSC CS RefSeq v2.1, whole genome shotgun sequence genome encodes:
- the LOC123080367 gene encoding ubiquitin-conjugating enzyme E2 27 has translation MVDVSRVQKELTECNRDSDISGVSIALHDGGSSITHLTGTIAGPRDSPYEGGTFRIDIRLPGGYPFEPPKMQFITKVWHPNISSQNGAICLDILKDQWSPALTLKTALLSLQALLSAPAPDDPQDAVVAQQYLRDKATFVSTARYWTEAFAKSDSTGMEEKVQKLVEMGFPEDMVRSALLSVNGDENMALEKLCSG, from the exons ATGGTGGACGTGTCGCGCGTGCAGAAGGAGCTGACGGAGTGCAACCGGGACTCGGACATCTCCGGCGTCTCCATCGCGCTCCACGACGGGGGCTCCAGCATCACCCACCTCACCGGCACCATCGCCGGGCCCCGCGACAGCCCCTACGAGGGCGGCACCTTCCGCATCGACATCCGCCTACCAG GTGGCTATCCCTTTGAGCCTCCTAAGATGCAGTTCATCACCAAAGTATG GCACCCGAATATTAGCAGCCAGAATGGAGCAATTTGCTTGGACATACTGAAAGATCAGTGGAGCCCAGCCCTTACCTTGAAGACGGCATTGCTATCCCTTCAAGCTCTTCTTTCTGCTCCTGCCCCTGATGATCCTCAGGATGCTGTTGTTGCACAACAG TATCTGCGTGACAAGGCCACATTTGTTAGTACTGCTCGTTACTGGACCGAGGCATTCGCAAAGAGCGACTCCACTGGCATGGAAGAAAAG GTGCAGAAGCTGGTCGAGATGGGCTTCCCCGAGGACATGGTGAGAAGCGCCCTGCTGAGTGTGAATGGCGACGAGAACATGGCTCTCGAGAAGCTCTGCTCTGGCTGA